One part of the Trypanosoma brucei brucei TREU927 chromosome 4, complete sequence genome encodes these proteins:
- a CDS encoding cytoskeleton-associated protein CAP5.5, putative (identical to GB:AAG48626.1: cytoskeleton-associated protein CAP5.5 {Trypanosoma brucei}) — translation MGCGGSKVKPQPPQAAAPPPPKPPTPPPKSPSVPSEASVVEEVEEVPLTPRAARLQNVIAVKETGFVYNKCTVTGEVTSFFPPKGQCFRIIDEEGRWFFYNDTMNYEMCVQVVIAPESYVEHCEATTVNTKENGETVISAVVYPLETLEFLSGSVVLNTVDVYAHPLSQQYYNHLQIISEEGKKDVEAVMALPWEEVDDEELLKLCSDSLVRYADINFLPSNSMFSRLDGDGRFIQPVEVRRPSEFAQCGEENIDAVRGVVLSSCVEAGTLGDSWFVSALSLLATDEERVKAMFASTTPAEKQMGAYRVLLNKDGWWKNILVDDFLPTVGGVPCYARCIDDSGELWPSLLQKAYAKLYGSYASITGGDTLLALQNFTGAPVYRFDKAWRDAATDEEKKNALIQKITGYVEAHNPVILSVPTGRKAATAVANGLREGYSYALLSVHNFPEENITLLKMFNPWEPAMPWSGQWREGSDKWTEHSEIQSSCEPCFEAHDGIFFIEWSEAVEVFNGCGVLYLDEKPVYDYRVAGEFDNEHPNLVLMIRAKETVEVVLTLSQRDKRGLPLESPDVKLSPVLLCVSRAEGNKQFVYQCSSSDPETPAEGFNFVVGRDVAMKCTFEASETPYFVIPRIHRGGTCEGRRKGFVIGIRSSTPLDEKLDIHFTTLEPTCRVFRNCVTFTSYRVPGAVREWQVKAADAEPTPFWGWGLSPAEVYYENNEEDAEAIREYIVTEAEEPVSLNAETILNDDQPQMDKEVSQAAHEESCELTEELEAEEGPEAEEIATEPAAEEVPVVEETQADEPEPAMDVPQPQAPPSPQNHGNDNSESSEDGLDRFRVAASDAFEIPGDETDSDE, via the coding sequence ATGGGTTGTGGTGGATCAAAGGTAAAGCCACAGCCACCTCAAGCGGCTGCACCGCCTCCGCCAAAGCCACCAACACCACCGCCAAAATCGCCAAGTGTCCCATCGGAAGCGTCAGTGGTTGAGGAAGTTGAGGAGGTGCCATTAACTCCAAGAGCCGCACGCCTTCAGAATGTCATTGCAGTGAAAGAGACGGGTTTCGTGTACAACAAATGCACCGTTACCGGTGAAGTGACGTCATTCTTCCCACCGAAGGGCCAATGTTTCCGCAtcattgatgaagagggtCGCTGGTTCTTCTACAACGACACCATGAACTATGAGATGTGCGTACAGGTCGTTATCGCCCCCGAGTCATATGTGGAACATTgtgaagcaacaacagtgaATACAAAAGAGAATGGAGAGACCGTCATATCTGCCGTTGTATACCCACTAGAAACACTGGAGTTCCTTTCTGGTTCAGTGGTGTTGAATACAGTTGATGTGTACGCACACCCACTGTCCCAGCAGTACTACAATCATCTCCAGATTATCAGTGAGGAAGGTAAGAAAGATGTGGAGGCGGTCATGGCACTACCGTGGGAAGAAGTGGACGATGAAGAACTTCTAAAACTATGCTCAGACTCTCTTGTGCGTTACGCTGACATAAATTTCCTCCCGTCAAACAGCATGTTCTCACGCCTTGATGGTGATGGTCGGTTTATCCAGCCAGTGGAGGTGCGTCGTCCAAGCGAGTTTGCTCAATGTGGCGAGGAAAATATCGATGCTGTGCGCGGTGTCGTCCTTTCCTCCTGCGTGGAGGCGGGCACGCTTGGAGATTCGTGGTTCGTAAGTGCGCTTTCCCTGCTTGCCACCGATGAGGAACGCGTCAAGGCGATGTTTGCCTCCACCACACCTGCCGAGAAGCAAATGGGCGCCTACCGTGTCCTACTGAACAAAGACGGATGGTGGAAGAACATTCTGGTAGATGACTTTCTTCCAACAGTTGGTGGTGTGCCATGCTACGCACGCTGCATCGATGACTCCGGAGAGTTGTGGCCATCTTTGCTGCAAAAAGCTTACGCAAAATTGTATGGCTCTTATGCAAGCATCACAGGAGGCGACACACTCCTCGCCCTACAGAACTTTACTGGAGCGCCAGTGTACCGATTCGATAAAGCATGGCGTGACGCGGCGACGgatgaggagaaaaagaatgcacTCATTCAGAAGATTACGGGATATGTTGAAGCTCACAATCCCGTCATTTTGAGCGTTCCAACCGGAAGGAAAGCAGCAACCGCTGTTGCGAATGGTCTCAGGGAAGGTTACTCATACGCGCTGCTGTCTGTCCACAACTTCCCTGAGGAGAACATTACGCTTCTGAAGATGTTCAACCCGTGGGAACCTGCGATGCCGTGGTCCGGTCAGTGGCGAGAAGGTAGCGACAAGTGGACCGAGCACAGCGAGATACAGTCGAGTTGCGAGCCGTGCTTCGAAGCGCATGACGGTATATTTTTCATCGAATGGTCAGAAGCTGTTGAGGTATTTAATGGTTGCGGAGTTCTGTACTTGGACGAGAAGCCGGTGTATGACTACCGTGTTGCTGGTGAATTTGACAATGAACATCCCAATCTTGTGCTTATGATTCGGGCAAAGGAAACCGTTGAAGTTGTGTTAACTCTTTCGCAGAGGGATAAACGCGGTCTTCCCTTAGAGTCTCCTGATGTAAAACTGTCGCCTGTGTTACTGTGTGTCTCCCGTGCGGAGGGCAATAAACAATTTGTGTATCAATGCAGCAGCTCTGATCCCGAAACCCCTGCAGAAGGCTTTAACTTTGTTGTGGGGCGAGACGTTGCGATGAAATGTACCTTTGAAGCCAGCGAGACTCCATACTTTGTCATTCCTCGCATCCACCGCGGGGGAACATGCGAGGGTCGCCGCAAGGGTTTCGTAATTGGCATTCGGTCCAGCACACCATTGGACGAAAAGCTTGACATTCACTTCACCACACTTGAACCGACTTGTCGCGTGTTTCGCAACTGCGTCACATTTACCTCCTACCGGGTGCCTGGTGCTGTACGTGAATGGCAAGTAAAAGCAGCTGATGCGGAACCAACACCCTTTTGGGGATGGGGCCTCTCTCCAGCGGAAGTATACTACGAAAACAATGAAGAAGATGCAGAGGCAATAAGGGAATATATCGTGACTGAAGCAGAAGAACCTGTGTCACTCAATGCTGAAACAATACTAAACGATGACCAGCCGCAAATGGATAAAGAGGTCTCACAAGCGGCTCATGAGGAATCCTGCGAGCTTACAGAAGAGTTGGAAGCTGAAGAAGGGCCGGAAGCTGAGGAGATTGCAACTGAACCTGCAGCTGAAGAAGTGCCCGTTGTTGAAGAGACCCAAGCCGATGAACCCGAGCCGGCAATGGACGTACCGCAGCCGCAAGCGCCGCCTTCACCACAAAACCATGGAAACGACAATTCCGAAAGTTCTGAGGATGGATTGGACAGGTTCAGGGTGGCTGCATCCGATGCCTTTGAAATACCGGGTGATGAAACTGACAGTGATGAATAA
- a CDS encoding chaperone protein DNAJ, putative (similar to Chaperone protein dnaJ (Immunoreactive heat shock protein dnaJ). (Swiss-Prot:Q9XCA6) [Porphyromonas gingivalis;]) produces MFVLCTVENMGKSNGCNPSGRKRRRGTENTNVPRVPLSLLRSPFADSVPKHVGHGVADAARNVVVGVGMGMSGLIAATIASGKEEGAVGVAKGLGAGIVTLAGGTLAGVVMGARQLGRGVMNTKAALQQTVRGRCYWCEIYGKWIDVHLDDMLADLPPTDDDIYRKSRKRKNKIMDWVKKSLSPDSNEEDAADADSTEQQDGELGEDFYSILGVGREATADEIRSAYRHKALLLHPDRNIGDADASQRFQRLLDAYNVLSDERCRIEYDTSGKVNPNRVGNGSYSNIEEILGARHWEPFIGRLGWTLHFTSRLYLDGELRKEMKNRRRLRLAKILLPLVDGDDATLEAARPAIVDAVCTRGGRSFMPLVAKQYAAVARQHLTRVPLRREIDRFRTSKWACISSMKLLTKTCVTTLYKAARKRLSGDQLINAALAFCQRDVQQSVGCAANLLLYDLSVTDEHRARRARMLVKISEMIMEICSTCSSSRSEATSQRL; encoded by the coding sequence atgtttgttttatgtacagTTGAAAACATGGGGAAAAGCAACGGATGCAATCCAagcggaaggaaaaggaggagggggacaGAAAATACGAATGTACCCCGAGTACCGCTTTCTCTGTTGCGGAGCCCTTTTGCTGACAGTGTGCCTAAACATGTTGGACATGGAGTAGCCGATGCCGCCAGAAATGTGGTGGTAGGAGTTGGCATGGGAATGAGTGGTCTTATTGCAGCGACCATAGCTTccgggaaagaagaaggcgcCGTTGGTGTCGCTAAAGGGCTCGGCGCCGGTATTGTCACACTTGCGGGTGGAACTTTGGCTGGCGTGGTGATGGGCGCGCGACAACTTGGCCGTGGTGTGATGAACACAAAAGCTGCTCTCCAGCAAACAGTACGGGGAAGATGCTACTGGTGCGAAATATATGGGAAGTGGATCGATGTACACTTGGATGACATGTTGGCTGATCTTCCTCCAACGGATGATGACATCTACCGTAAGTCTCGCAAGCGGAAGAATAAGATAATGGACTGGGTAAAGAAAAGCTTGTCCCCTGACTCTAATGAggaagacgctgctgatgctGACTCTACTGAACAGCAGGATGGAGAATTGGGAGAGGACTTTTACAGTATTTTGGGAGTGGGTAGAGAAGCCACGGCAGATGAAATTCGATCAGCCTACCGCCACAAGGCACTACTACTGCATCCGGACAGGAATATTGGTGATGCAGACGCCTCGCAGCGATTTCAACGTCTTTTGGATGCCTACAATGTGCTGAGTGACGAACGGTGTCGCATCGAATATGACACAAGTGGAAAAGTAAACCCCAACCGTGTGGGCAACGGTTCATACTCCAACATAGAGGAGATTCTTGGCGCAAGGCACTGGGAGCCCTTCATCGGTCGTCTGGGGTGGACCCTTCACTTCACCTCGCGTTTATACCTCGATGGTGAGCTcaggaaagaaatgaagaacaGGCGACGGTTGCGTTTGGCCAAAATTCTTCTGCCACTTGTGGATGGCGATGACGCCACGCTCGAGGCCGCACGACCGGCAATCGTGGACGCGGTCTGCACGCGCGGTGGGCGGAGTTTCATGCCTTTGGTCGCCAAACAATACGCCGCAGTCGCTCGTCAGCACTTAACAAGGGTTCCTCTCAGGCGGGAGATCGACCGATTCCGAACCTCAAAGTGGGCCTGTATATCCAGTATGAAACTACTCACAAAGACGTGTGTAACGACGCTGTATAAGGCTGCACGGAAAAGGCTCAGCGGGGATCAGCTCATCAACGCTGCGTTGGCTTTTTGTCAGCGGGACGTGCAGCAGAGTGTCGGATGTGCAGCCAACCTTCTCCTCTATGACTTATCAGTGACGGACGAACACCGTGCCAGGCGGGCACGGATGCTGGTGAAAATCAGTGAAATGATTATGGAAATTTGCTCGACATGCTCTTCCAGCCGATCAGAAGCGACGTCCCAACGGCTTTAG